In Ovis aries strain OAR_USU_Benz2616 breed Rambouillet chromosome 13, ARS-UI_Ramb_v3.0, whole genome shotgun sequence, the genomic window TTCTAtgttacattcccatcaacaatgtattAGCATTCCAGTTGCTCCATATCCTTACCAACACTCAGTATGGTcagtcttttttatattaatCATGCTAGTGGTAGGTAATGGCATCCTACTGTgaattaaatttgcatttccttgatgccTAATGATTTTGAGCATCGTTCATGGGCTTATTGGCCATCTAGACatcttcttttgtaaaatgtctatttaaatattGCCCACTCCATTATTACATTGCCTTTTCTTACTGACTTGTAAGCCTTCTTTGTGTATTCTGGAAatgagtcctttgtcagatactactaagtcacttcagtcgtgtctgactgtgcgaccccagagacggcagcccaccaggctcccccatccctgggattctccaggcaagaatactggagtgggttgccatttccttctccaatgcatgaaagtgaaaagtaaaagtgaagtcgctctgttgtgtccaaccctcagtgaccccatggacacagccttccaggctcccccatccatgggattttccaggcaagagtactggaatagggtgccattgccttctctgtttgtcAGATAAATGTCTTGCAAATATGAACAATAGCAGTTTAAATAAGCCAGGAGAATCCCTCCTTGAGCCAGTGGCTGCCTGAACAGAAGGGATTTCTCTCAATCCCTACACACAGAAGGTATCTGTCATTGAAGACATCACACTGCATTGTATAATTCCACTGCATAgagatatttatatttcattaaaatggtCCCTAAAGATAAACAATCACTTTCTTTGGTGTTATCACCAGGGAAACAAGATGTGCTCCACTGATGGAGGAAAACTCACTATCTCCGTCAGTCTCCTGAAAAGCAATGTCCTGATTCAAGAGTAAgttgagggatggggtggggaggggaaagaaggcattgggggggggggtgggtttCAAGATAGAGAGGAcaatgtatgcctatggctgattcatattgatgtatggcaaaaaccatcacagtattgtaatgtaaatatcctccaactaaaataaataaacaaaagttttcaaaaagaaTTATTTGGGCCAAATGTGATTGTCATTTGGCTCCCAGACTTAACTGTAGCCCTGGCCCGGTACAAAAAGTCCACTCAACAGTCTGCCATCAAAAACCCAGGTGGGGAAGGGGGTGAGGTGTCCCCCAATCCCACCCTGAGCCTGCTACAGTATCCATCAttttaactttgttcttttcctttcttgtaagCCCAAAGGGATCCATCTGATCAGCAGGATGAGAAACTCCTTTAACCTCCATTCTAACTGAACTCTACTCTAAACTCTGATGCATgtgaaaatacatacatatgaataTTACATATTTTGTATATGTGCACTATATatcatgtaaattttaaaatatatatataatttttagtgattatataaaatgtatatatccaTTCTGACAAAGTATGTAACAAAAGTGAACAAGAATTATGAAAAAGTGAATATTTTGAAGCtcatctatgttttatttttccacaatGTGTTCTAAACATATTATTCAAGTTATGAaagttggaaatttttaaagaaatttccagAGGCATGTTAGTGCTAAAAATCTTGTTTTGGAAGACAAAGCACAAATGAAAATGTTCATGATACTtagacaagtttaaaaaaaaccaagACACACAAAAATGTATAATTTGATTCAATTTTATCTGTAAATCacatttttatggatttttaaactttggatatatatgtatagtgaAAATATTGACCTTTGCCTTCTTATTTGTGCTTCTCTGTTTTCTAACTTTTCTCCAGTGGACATGTATCACTTttacaattagaaaaaaatgttatttaaaaagggAACTTACCTGGTGTTTCCGTGTCTAAGACGCTGAGATTCccatgcaggggcccaggttcattccctggtcagggaactagatcccacgtgctccAACTAAGAGTTTGCGTGCCACAACCAAGATCCCGAGTGCCACAACTCTTAATAATGTCAAACGACTGTGAAAACTAAGTGAGATGCTATGCATAAAGCAGTTGGTACTTGCTAAGGCTAACtgatactattattatcattaactCAGCCATCCGGTGACTCTTTGGGAATGTCTATGCTCTGAATAGTATGTCTAAGCACCTATGTCAAAGCAAAACTCCCTCTCTAACATCCCCCACCTGCTTGGCTCACCTTGCACATCTCCAGTGCCATGGAGCCCCCTTCCTCTCAAAGCTTCCCCTTCACACTGGCCCGTCCTACCAATGGGTGGCTCCTGTTTTACTTCAAAACTAGTCTTGACTTGAGACCCAAAGCTTTAAGTCCGAGCTATAGCTGTGAGCCTTGGGAACTGTGTGGCCTTAGACAAgtcactttctctctctgggCTTGGAACCCCATTCATAAAAATATCTTGAGGAATCTTCTACCCTAGAATCACCCTGTTTCCTTGGCTTGTTAGATGCATCCTTGGGATTTAGGAGTTTGAATGTAGGCTTACATGAGGGTCTGTTAGGATACCGGGTGGGAAATAGCCCTGCACGTGTGTAAACTTCAGAAACATCTCACCTGTTTTGTCCTGTTTCAGTCTTGGAAGGACAATGGCTGcttctgacatgactgagagacccaCAGCATCACTTCAGTAGAATTCCCACCAAAAATGCCAACGCTGAAGCCAATCAaaaggaaacatcagacaaactcaAACTGAGGGACATTTCACAAAGCAACAGGCCTGGATGCCTCAAAACCATCAATGTCATGAAAGAATGAAGAACTGTTCCAGACTAAAAGAGATCAAAGAAAGATGACAACTGAATGGAATGTGTGATCCAGGGGTTTTCTGTAGCTTAAGATTAGACAATAGAAATCTGTGAATGTTAATGTCCTGATTTTTATAATTGTACTGTGGTTATGTAAAAAATGCCTTTGGCTTCTAGGAAAAATCCAAAACTCTTTCGCTATAAAAGGCTGTTATatctgatacatatatatatatatatgtatgtatatacatgtatatatatacacacatatataaactgtatttgtggggcttccctggtggtccagtggttaagaattcaccttgcaatgtaggggatgcaggtttgatctctctttgggaaactaagatcacacacaccacagagcAAATAAACCCACAAATAAACCCAAGAGTCCATGCACctcaatgaaagatcccacatgattcAACAAAAAGACCcaacataggacttccctggtgcctcagttgtggggaatccacctaccagtgcaggagacataaagacatgggttcaatccctgggtcaggaagattctctggaagagggcatggcaacccactctcatattcttgcctgaagaatcccatagacagaggagcctggagggctacagtccatgaggtctcaaggagtcggGACTTAGCATGCCCAcctatatttatacatatatacatgtatatatagaggaggaaatgaaaagttTACAGAggtaaaatattcatatttgggAAATCTGGGTGAAAGATCTATGGGAATTCTTTTCATTATTCTTGCAGATTTTCGGTACGTCCGAAATTCCACAGAGAAAGCCAGTGGTGTATCTCTTGCTCCGTAGAAGTGATAGTGGTTGCAGCAGCTTTCATTTGCTGAGCACTTATGAAGGGCCAGACAGTCCACTCTGACCCCACAGCTACCCCACAAAAAGCTGTCATTATGCCCATCTTGCATAGAAGGTCCCTGGTATCAGACAGGGGAAGTGACTCGCCCCACTGGCACAGCCTGTGGCCTATACGTGGCAGAGTATGAACTTGAGTCTGTCTGACTCCTCACTTAGAAATCATCACCATTTTCCCTGCAAGAAAAGTCGCAAATTCCCTTGCACTATGTCTGGGAGTGCACAAAGAAAACACAGCTTCTGTATTCTTTGTAAAACAACtcggggaggggaagagggagggcgAGGGAGTCTGAGTGCAGATCTAAATTTAGTTCAATCCAGTTTAATTCAACAATTTAAATAGTCTCCTGAGGTTTCTTGAGTTCTTAGGGACTTAGTCTCTTTGGTAAAATTGCTCGGGGTTTTGgattcctcctctgtctccctgcTCCTCCCAAACACAGTGGCGGGGGTAAGAGCGAGGAGGTTCACTGGTCTGGTGCTGGCCGGCATCCGCTGGAGTCTGGAGAGTTTGGGCCTGTCGTCGAAAACATCCACTGCTTCCCACTTAAGTTGCTGGTGAACTGTTCTGGCCTCTCTCAGACTCACTGAGGCCTGGGGCAGAACAGGAGACTGACCTGCCATTCCATGTCAGATCTCTGTGGTCCTGTGGCCATTTCTGGGGTTCTTATctttctgggtttccctggtggtgcagaggttaaagtgtctgcctgcaatgttggagacctgggttcgatccctgggtcgggaagatcccctggaaaagaaaatggcaacccactccagtattcttgcctggagaatcccatggatggaggagcttgatgggctacgctccacgggtcgcaaagaatcggacacgactgagcgacttcacttcacttcactatcctCTTTCTAGGCTCTAGACACCATGCCCACCTCGCCTCTACCACACTGGGTTCTACAACAGGCCCACTGGCAATAGGTTCAATgtttagagcaggggtccccaattcccggggccagagatgagtgCTGGTACCAGTCCATGGCCTGTTGGGAACCGGGTCACACGCAGGAGGTGAGCAACGGGCTAGCAAGTTTCATCTGTCTTTACAGCTACTCCTGCATCGCTCACAATACTGCCAGAGctccacctcctgtcagatctTCAGCGgcataataaatgtaattcacttgaatcatcccgaCACCAGCCCCTACGTCATGCATGGAAAAGATAGTCTTCTATGAatctggtccctggtgccagtgaggttggggacctctggtctggaccacccagaaactaaggAAGGTGCAGAGCGAGGACTGATGTTCCGGTGGTATGCTTTGTTATTAAATAATGCATTGCTTCCTCCTGGTTGGTAAAAGCTACCATCCCAAGCCCTCGGGTGTCTCCCCCTTCACTTGCAGCTTCCTGTGTCTGGTCTAGGGATTTCCAGATCCCTCTCATACCAGAAACTAGAGTTAACACCTGGCGCAGCAGGAAGCCACCAAGACTGTGCTCAGGCTCCAGGCTTCAAATGTCTTCTGAGGTTAAGTACTTtaggggtttgggggcaggagggggcggGTCTTGGggattttttgttattattattgtttttggttGTTCTGAGTCTTCCATGCACAtggcactcaggcttctctggttgcagctcactgggctttgttgccctgcagcatatggggtcttagttccctgaccagggatagaacctgtgtcccctgcattggactttgctttcaGAAAATCCTCATGGTCCTTTCCATCTGAGCAGACTCTTGAAATATTAACATAAAACATAAACGAACATAGAAAAATCCTTTCACTCTCAGCAGGCTCTGTCCTTCAAGTCAAATGTACTATCCCATTCTGAACACCAGAAGCTTGTTGTTAACTCTATTATTTACTAATTATTCCCATTAATTAACTCTTGTTGTCATCACTATTAACTCTACCTTTCTTTTTTGCATCCCTTCTGTAAACTCCTAACCTCCTAATagtatcattatccccattttacagatgaggaatctagAAAGGCTTATGGAAGCTGAGTAATTTTTCCGGAGTTAGAGTGAAAGTGTTACAGGCTGGACCAGAACCATTTACAGTGGCTATTAGTGCCCGCTCTCCTTGGGCAATTCACTTCCCTCCATCAACCATCCTTCCATCCCTCCCACACTCTGgacctccccctcccctcactcCAGCCCTGAGGGTGGCGAGGCAATAACAAGAGGAGACAGCTGGCAGCTTGCATTTTACTGGAGGGCAAGGGTGTCAGTCCCAGAAACAGTTAGACCTTTTCAGTCTTGATAGGCTTGAGTCCATAAGGCAGACAGCACAAGGAGGCATCCGAGCACAGGTGCATGTAGGTTTCATACTTCGTGCAGTAAGCCCGGCAGGCCCCCTGGCCGTTCCAGCACCGTTTGAATTCACTTCTCCCTGTGCAGAGGAaggcccagggtcacagagccacCCGGGGGTGCAGGTTAGATCACTGGTCACAGATTTTACTACAGAACAGGGTCACCGATTAGACCACCGACCACAAAGTAGAACACGTGCCAACCGTTAGCTCTTAGACTGTGCTCATAGAGCAGCCTTCAGGTCATAAGTTGAGCTGTGACCACAGGTCAAGGGTCAGACTAAAGATAACCTGCTAGACCTTGAGGCATAGATAAGACAACCTGTTACTATTTAAACCACAGATCTCAGTCCAGTTTAACCCATTCGTCACAATTTAGACCACTGGTTACAAGTCAAAGACGAATTTCTCGTCCGCGTTAACCCACACCCCAAATACACTCTAAGCACTTTTCATAACAGCAGTATTCGATTACAGTTTGTCTTGTTATATTCCCAGTATATGAGTAAGGAAATTGAGCACAGAAAGGTTAACAactttgtccaaggtcacacagccgtctggctcc contains:
- the DEFB124 gene encoding beta-defensin 124, with protein sequence MTQLLLLLMALLVLGHVPTGRSEFKRCWNGQGACRAYCTKYETYMHLCSDASLCCLPYGLKPIKTEKV